From the Candidatus Hydrogenedentota bacterium genome, the window CCTGCCCCGTATGCGCGACGTACAGCCGGGCCTATTTGAGCCATCTGTACCGGTCGGGCGAGATATTGGCGTTGCGCTTGAATACTTTACACAACCTTTGGTTTATGCTATCGTTTATGGCTACTGTCCGGCAGGCGATCCGGGCCGGCCGATTTGTGGAGTTCAAGCGCTCCTTTCTCCAAGCGTATGCGGCCAAATAGGCCGTTTTTCTTTTGGGAGGTAGACTGTGTTCGAGTCAACGATGGCCTTTGTTCTGCATGGAATTGCGGTAGCGCAGACTGAAGGCGCGCCAGCCGCGGCGCCTGCTCCGGGCGGCAACCCCATGAATATGGTTTTCTTCATGATGGCCCTCTTTGGCGTCATGTATTTCTTAATGATCCGGCCCAACCAGAAGCGCGAAAAGGAGCGGCAGGCCATGCTTTCCGCGCTTTCAAAGGGTGACAGAGTCGTTACCGCGGGGGGGATTTTCGGCACCATCGTGGGTTTGACGGAAAAGACTGTGGTGCTTCGGGTTAGCGAAGAACCTGGTGTAAAGATTGAGTTTCTACGTTCCGCGGTTTCTCGTGCAGTACCGCGCGACGGAAAAGGGGAGTAAGGACGCGTTCTGAAACGTCCCGCGCAGACCGGGCGCGACAGCGAAGGTACTGGAGTCACGAATGAAAAGGCATTTATATCGCACACTTTTGGTGTACGGCGTCCTGTTGCTGGGACTCGTCTATGTTTATCCGACTATGGGTTGGATGACTCTTTCGGATGCCCAAAGGGCTGAACGGCTCGAACGCTGGAAGAAGGAAGACCAGAAGGTAGAGCGGCTGGGCTACTGGGCAACTGTCGCGAAGAAGGCAAGCCGGTGGGCCGAGTTTGACCGGGATTGGGTTATCAATCTGGGTCTCGACCTTCAGGGTGGCGTGCAGATGGTGGTTGGCGTGGACTACAACGCGCTCGACCCCAAAGTAAAAGACCGCCTCATCAACGAGCAGAAGATGACCGAGGCCGCGATCAAGAAGGAAATGCAGCAGCAGGTATTGCAGCGCATTGAACGGCGGTTGCGCGGATTCGGCGCGAGCGAGCCCATTGTTCAGACGATGGGCGACGACCAGATTCAGGTTCAGGTGCCGGGTGAAAAAGACATCGAACGTATTCGCAACCTCATCTTCATCCGGTCATTCCTCACCTTTCATATCGTAGCTGGCGAAGATGAAATGGTGAAGATCATCTCCGACATCGACAAGCACTTTAAGAATGATTTTGTGCCACGGCTGGAACGTTCTGCGCTGAGAGAGGAACAGGGTCTCCTTGCGGTCAAGGACGGCATGTTTGAGCGCGTGCAGGAGATCGTAAAGGAAGCCGCGACCGTACCGGGACTCATTCCAGACGACAAGATGATCGCCTTCAGCAAGGACCCGTTACCCGGGGAACCTCAGAAGCACTTCATCTATGTTTTGAACAAAGAGCCGTTGATGACCGGCGACAATTTGACCCAAGCGGGGGCGCGACCGGACGAAAATACCGGCGGCAGCAAATGGATGATTCTATTCAATCTCAATGCGGCCGCAGGGCGCGAGTTTGGCGAGCGCACGCAAGCGAACATCGACAAGCCGATGGCCATCGTGGTGGACAATGTCGTCTTGTCCGCCCCGACGATCCGTGATCGCATTACCACAAGCGGTCAGATCACGGGCAATTTCTCTCAAGATGAGGCCGTTGGGTTGGCTATCAACCTGAATGCCGGATCGTTGCCGGTTCCGGTGCGCGAAGATCAAGCCGGTCTGGTTGGCCCGAGCCTGGGTGCGGACTCCATTAACAAGGGTGTCGAATCGTCGATAGTGGGTCTCATCATCGTCTGCATTTTCATGATCGTCTACTATCGAGTGGCTGGCCTCGTCGCGAATATAGCCCTATTTATGAACGCGCTGCTTCTGCTCGGATGCATGGCGTATATTCAAGCCACGCTAACATTGCCGGGTATCGCAGGCGTAATCCTTACGCTGGGTATGGCAGTAGACGCCAACGTGCTGATCTACGAACGCATGCGCGAGGAAATCCGGAACGGGAAGTCGCTCCTCGCGTGTATCGAAGGCGGTTATGCTCACGCGATGAACGCCATCGTCGACTCGAACGTCACCACGCTTATTGCAGGCGTCGTTCTAATTCAGTTCGGATCAGGACCTGTTAAGGGGTTTGCGATCACGCTGTGTATCGGTATCGCGTCCAGTATGTTCACCGCGCTCGTCGTGACGCGGGCCGTGTTCGACTTCCTTGCGTCGAAGAAGTGGCTCACCAAAGTGTACTTCATGCACCTCATTCCGTCGGATACGAATGTGCCGTTCATGAAGTGGCGCCGTCCGCTGATGATAGCAAGTGTCGTAGCAATCGTGGGCGGCCTGGGCCTGTTTTTTGCTCGTGGCGACAAGATGTATGGTGTCGAGTTCACGACGGGTACCAACGTTATCGCTTCGTTGAAAGCAGATAGCCCGATAAGCGCGGAGAACGTTCGCGCGGAACTGACGGGCAGCGGTTTTGTCGAGCCGACGGTGACGGCATACGAGCAGATAGGCAATGAGAAGGCGAATCGATTCATGATTCACCTTGGCGAAGTTGCCAAAGGCGCGACGGTCGGTGCTGAGCAAACCGGACAAGCGGAACAGACCGATCAATCCAAGACTGAGCAATCCGCGACGCCAGACAATTCCATTGCGAGCCGGGTCCAAGAATCCCTTGGAAAACTCGCTGGGGCTGCCGACAAAGTCGAGATCGAGAAGATCGATATGGTCGGGCCAACCGTGGGTCGTCAACTCAAGGTTGATGCATTCAAAGCGATTGCATGGGCGTCAATCTTCCTTTTGATTTATCTGTGGTTCCGGTTTGAATTGCGGTTCTCGGTTGCCGCGCTTGTGGCGACCGCGCACGACGTGGCGTTTACGCTGGGCTTGTTTGCGTTGACCGGAAGACAAGTGTCGCTGGGTGTGGTGGCCGCAATCCTGACGATCATCGGTTACTCGATGAACGATACAGTTATCGTGTTCGACCGTATTCGCGAGGATCTGAAGCTGTACCGGGGCCGTGGAATGACGCTCCTGGAGATCATGAACAAGAGCGTCAACCAAACCTTGAGCAGAACGCTGATCACGAGTACCCTGACCCTGTTCGTGGTTATTGTGTTGTTGTTCCGAGGTGGCGCAACGATCAATGACTTTGCCTTCGCGCTAGCTCTCGGAATCATCATCGGTACCTATTCCTCGATCTTCATCGCAAGCCCGACGGTGTACTACTGGGAACGGCTTGTGGCGCGTTTCGAAGCACGGAAGGGTACGGACAACGACGACAACACGCCGTCGCGCCGCCGTCGCAAGTCCACAAAGCCGGCCGTTGAGGACGGAGCCACGACGGTCTAAGAGACGATTCCGCGAAAGACGTTACGTGAACGTGAGGCGTCGCTTCGGCGGCGCCTCACTTGTTTCGGTGGGTTCTGACCTACTCGTTCGAGGCCGTGATCGGGTTCAGTCGTTTATCCGACTACCCCCGTCAGAAGATATCCAAACAGGTATCCGATTCCTGCAACGCCCAGCCCGACCAGGAACATATCGAATCCGCTGCGGAAGACGCCTCGACCGGTAAAAAGGCTTCGCGCGGCGCCCACGGCGAAATGCGATACCATCGCAATCGTGAACGATACCCACGCCGCGTGCATGGCGTTGGACATCACCATAAACGGGGCCACCGGAATGAACGCCCCAATGGCCGTCGCGATGCCCGTTGTCCAGGCTTCTTTCATGGGAGTGGTACGTTGTTCGCCAATCTGCAATTCCTCGCGCACCATTTCCTCAAGGGCCCGGTCCGGAGTCTTCATCATATCTTCCGCGAGCTGCTTTGCCTGGTCGGGTGACATCCCCTTCGCTTCGTAGATTAGCGCCAATTCTTCGCGCTCGAGGTCCGGCATGAGTCGAATTTCTTCCCGTTCCATCGCGATTTCGTGGTCGTGCACCTCTTGCTCGCTCTTCGATGCCAAATAGCCGGATGACCCCATGGACAGAGCGTCCGCGATCATCCCTGCCAGGCCCGACAGGACTATGAAATGCGGGGCGGCCTCCGCGCCCATCACGCCAGCGACCAAACCGAAGTTGGCAGTCAAGCCGTCGTTAAATCCGTATACGATATTCCGCAGGAGATCGCCCGATTCGAGTTTATGCCAAGACTCGCCCGCGCCGGTGCCGTCCAGATCGCGTAACGCGGATGCGTGCTGTGCCGATTCGCGCGCCAACTTTAGCGCGGCATCCTGCGCCGCGCCGGGTCCGCTTTCCTTGTGAAACTGCAAGTATCCCTTGACTTCCTGACCTTCTTCGCGAAGCAGTTGTTTTAGGAGCAGATCTCCGCCGAACTGCCGCGCAACGGTCGCCTTCAGACGTGCTGTTGCGGTCGGAATAGCCTTGGGAACGTTGAGTCCCTTCTCACGGAACAGTTTGCTCCAGACCTCGACGTGGCGATCTTCCACGCGCGCCAAGCGTTCATAGACGTTCTTGCGTTCTTCACGCGGTTCCACCGCCGCCAACGTGCGATAGAGATATGCCGCATCGACTTCGTCGCGGTAATGACGTCGCCACTGGGAGAGTGTCTTTGCATCCAACTCAGGTTTTCCCTATTCGTTTAGTCACAGATGAGACCCTATTAGAGCATTTTTTCGGGCCGGGTTGTAGCGTGCGTATCAGGGCGAGTTCGGGGATTCGGTTATGGACACGCGGCCAATTGAATTCGAGACATGATGCCGTCGTGGATCTCACGCGCGGCGTGCCAATCGATAGAGACTTCGTTTCGCGCAAGCACTTCCTTGATTTTGCCCCAGTGCGTGTCTGGAAGATTGCGCTCAAGGCTCACAAGAAAGAACAAGCTGCTGCTCCACGTTGTGTCGAACGAGATTTTGCGACCGCCGCGCTCAACTATAGTGAAGGTCGTGATGCTGTCCTCTACACTTTCGATATCGGTCCATTGGATGAAGTGGTCTCTCTTGAAAGCCTCTTGTACGAGTACTCCGTCACGAAATATCCAGGTCCGTAGTCTTAGAAGGCATGCGAATTGATAGCCGGTCACCAGGGCCAAAGCCAATCCAAATACGGCGACGGCGACCCCAAAGGCGATTAGCAGAGAATCCAACTCAGAGAATTTCTGCCAATTATTCCAGATTAGCCTGCACCAGAAGTACGTGCCAGCGGAAAGAGCTCCCGCAAACACTCCAAAGAATGCAGTAACGAGCCAGCTTGGGGTGATAGGGATGGCCAATTTGCCTTTGTATTGGGCGGGCTGCGGCGTTCGCTGCGCGATCCGTGCGGTCAGACGGCGTCCAAGCAGTCTAACTGCGGACTCGAATGCCCATGCCAAGGCAATGCCGAACGCGATTCTGACGGTCCACGAACCCCAATCCATACAAGCGGCGCCCCTATTCCGGTCTGGCTAGAGTATAACCGATAACTGTCGCAGATACGTAGGCTGCGGCGAGGGTGAAATCCGAGCGTTAGGATATGCGCTGCATCATTTCGAGGAGTCCAGGCAAGGCCGAGATATCGGGAATCATCAGTTCCGGCCAATGGTCATCGCCGTCCCCCAGATGATTCAGGT encodes:
- the yajC gene encoding preprotein translocase subunit YajC, which gives rise to MNMVFFMMALFGVMYFLMIRPNQKREKERQAMLSALSKGDRVVTAGGIFGTIVGLTEKTVVLRVSEEPGVKIEFLRSAVSRAVPRDGKGE
- the secD gene encoding protein translocase subunit SecD, whose product is MKRHLYRTLLVYGVLLLGLVYVYPTMGWMTLSDAQRAERLERWKKEDQKVERLGYWATVAKKASRWAEFDRDWVINLGLDLQGGVQMVVGVDYNALDPKVKDRLINEQKMTEAAIKKEMQQQVLQRIERRLRGFGASEPIVQTMGDDQIQVQVPGEKDIERIRNLIFIRSFLTFHIVAGEDEMVKIISDIDKHFKNDFVPRLERSALREEQGLLAVKDGMFERVQEIVKEAATVPGLIPDDKMIAFSKDPLPGEPQKHFIYVLNKEPLMTGDNLTQAGARPDENTGGSKWMILFNLNAAAGREFGERTQANIDKPMAIVVDNVVLSAPTIRDRITTSGQITGNFSQDEAVGLAINLNAGSLPVPVREDQAGLVGPSLGADSINKGVESSIVGLIIVCIFMIVYYRVAGLVANIALFMNALLLLGCMAYIQATLTLPGIAGVILTLGMAVDANVLIYERMREEIRNGKSLLACIEGGYAHAMNAIVDSNVTTLIAGVVLIQFGSGPVKGFAITLCIGIASSMFTALVVTRAVFDFLASKKWLTKVYFMHLIPSDTNVPFMKWRRPLMIASVVAIVGGLGLFFARGDKMYGVEFTTGTNVIASLKADSPISAENVRAELTGSGFVEPTVTAYEQIGNEKANRFMIHLGEVAKGATVGAEQTGQAEQTDQSKTEQSATPDNSIASRVQESLGKLAGAADKVEIEKIDMVGPTVGRQLKVDAFKAIAWASIFLLIYLWFRFELRFSVAALVATAHDVAFTLGLFALTGRQVSLGVVAAILTIIGYSMNDTVIVFDRIREDLKLYRGRGMTLLEIMNKSVNQTLSRTLITSTLTLFVVIVLLFRGGATINDFAFALALGIIIGTYSSIFIASPTVYYWERLVARFEARKGTDNDDNTPSRRRRKSTKPAVEDGATTV
- a CDS encoding VIT1/CCC1 transporter family protein, translating into MDAKTLSQWRRHYRDEVDAAYLYRTLAAVEPREERKNVYERLARVEDRHVEVWSKLFREKGLNVPKAIPTATARLKATVARQFGGDLLLKQLLREEGQEVKGYLQFHKESGPGAAQDAALKLARESAQHASALRDLDGTGAGESWHKLESGDLLRNIVYGFNDGLTANFGLVAGVMGAEAAPHFIVLSGLAGMIADALSMGSSGYLASKSEQEVHDHEIAMEREEIRLMPDLEREELALIYEAKGMSPDQAKQLAEDMMKTPDRALEEMVREELQIGEQRTTPMKEAWTTGIATAIGAFIPVAPFMVMSNAMHAAWVSFTIAMVSHFAVGAARSLFTGRGVFRSGFDMFLVGLGVAGIGYLFGYLLTGVVG